Proteins encoded in a region of the Panthera uncia isolate 11264 chromosome B2 unlocalized genomic scaffold, Puncia_PCG_1.0 HiC_scaffold_24, whole genome shotgun sequence genome:
- the LTV1 gene encoding protein LTV1 homolog isoform X1 codes for MPHRKKKPFIEKKKAVSFHLVHRSQRDPLAADETAPQRVLLPTQKINDEERRAEQRKYGVFFDDGYDYLQHLKEPSGPSELVLTSAFSAPNRRDEKEGSLEISTTGIQLPSSVFASEFEEDVGLLNKAAPVSGPRLDFDPDIIAALDDDFDFDNPDNLLEDDFILQANKPTEEDGMDIQKSEAEDDSEWEDVDDEKERGRDDDNYGSAGSSDEAMSVPGKPPGAVENHLFWEEETKSRFTEYSITSSVMRRNEQLTLHDERFEKFYEQYDDDEIGALDNAELEGSIQVDSNRLEEVLNDYYKEKAENCVKLNTLEPFEDQDLLMNELDGSEEEEIVTVVLEEAKEKWDCESICSTYSNLYNHPQIIKYQPKPKQIQISSKTGIPLNVLPKKGLTAKQVERMQMINGSDLPKVSTQPRSKNESKEDKRTRKQAIKEERKERRMEKKANKLAFKLEKRRQEKELLNLKNNVEGLKL; via the exons ATG CCTCACAGGAAGAAGAAGCCTTTTATAGAGAAGAAGAAAGCTGTATCTTTTCACCTGGTCCACCGGAGCCAGCGAGATCCTTTAGCCGCGGATGAGACTGCACCCCAGAGGGTTCTATTGCCCACACAGAAA ATAAATGACGAAGAACGGCGAGCAGAACAGAGGAAGTACGGTGTGTTCTTTGATGATGGCTATGACTATCTGCAGCACCTGAAGGAACCATCTGGGCCCTCAGAGCTGGTTCTCACAAGTGCCTTCAGTGCACCCAACAGAAGAGACGAAAAAGAAGGAAGTTTAGAAATTTCA ACCACGGGAATTCAGTTGCCTTCATCAGTATTTGCATCAGAGTTTGAGGAAGATGTTGGATTGTTGAATAAAGCCGCTCCTGTTTCAG gaCCTCGACTGGATTTTGATCCTGACATCATTGCGGCTCTTGATGATGATTTTGACTTTGATAATCCAGACAATCTGCTGGAAGATGATTTTATTCTTCAGGCCAATAAGCCAACAGAGGAAGATGGAATGGATATACA GAAATCTGAGGCTGAAGATGACAGTGAGTGGGAAGATGTGGATGATGAGAAGGAAAGAGGTAGAGATGACGATAACTATGGCTCTGCGGGCTCATCAGATGAGGCCATGTCTGTCCCTGGAAAACCTCCTGGGGCTGTAGAAAATCATTTGTTCTGGGAAGAGGAAACTAAAAGTCGCTTTACTGAGTATTCTATAACATCCTCAGTcatgagaagaaatgaacagcTGACTCTTCATGATGAGAGATTTGAGAAG TTTTATGAGCAGTATGACGATGATGAAATTGGAGCTCTGGATAATGCTGAATTGGAAGGTTCCATTCAAGTAGACAGCAATCGCTTAGAGGAAGTCTTGAATGACTACTataaagagaaggcagagaa TTGTGTAAAACTGAATACTCTGGAACCCTTTGAGGATCAGGACCTGCTAATGAATGAACTGGATGGGTCTGAGGAGGAAGAGATTGTTACTGTAGTTCTTGAAGAAGCTAAAGAGAAGTGGGATTGTGAATCTATTTGTA gtacatacTCCAATTTATATAACCATCCGCAAATTATCAAGTATCAACCAAAG cccAAACAAATCCAAATATCTTCTAAAACAGGAATACCTCTCAATGTCTTACCTAAGAAAGGACTCACAGCAAAGCAAGTTGAAAGAATGCAGATGATTAATGGCAGTGATCTGCCAAAGGTGTCAACCCAACCTCGATCTAAAAACGAAagcaaagaagataaaagaacGAGAAAGCAGGCTATAAAAGAGGAACGCAAG GAACGGAGAATGGAGAAGAAAGCTAACAAATTAGCCTTCAAActggagaaaagaaggcaggaaaaggagTTGTTGAACTTGAAGAATAATGTTGAGGGTCTCAAGCTATGA
- the LTV1 gene encoding protein LTV1 homolog isoform X2, translated as MDIQKSEAEDDSEWEDVDDEKERGRDDDNYGSAGSSDEAMSVPGKPPGAVENHLFWEEETKSRFTEYSITSSVMRRNEQLTLHDERFEKFYEQYDDDEIGALDNAELEGSIQVDSNRLEEVLNDYYKEKAENCVKLNTLEPFEDQDLLMNELDGSEEEEIVTVVLEEAKEKWDCESICSTYSNLYNHPQIIKYQPKPKQIQISSKTGIPLNVLPKKGLTAKQVERMQMINGSDLPKVSTQPRSKNESKEDKRTRKQAIKEERKERRMEKKANKLAFKLEKRRQEKELLNLKNNVEGLKL; from the exons ATGGATATACA GAAATCTGAGGCTGAAGATGACAGTGAGTGGGAAGATGTGGATGATGAGAAGGAAAGAGGTAGAGATGACGATAACTATGGCTCTGCGGGCTCATCAGATGAGGCCATGTCTGTCCCTGGAAAACCTCCTGGGGCTGTAGAAAATCATTTGTTCTGGGAAGAGGAAACTAAAAGTCGCTTTACTGAGTATTCTATAACATCCTCAGTcatgagaagaaatgaacagcTGACTCTTCATGATGAGAGATTTGAGAAG TTTTATGAGCAGTATGACGATGATGAAATTGGAGCTCTGGATAATGCTGAATTGGAAGGTTCCATTCAAGTAGACAGCAATCGCTTAGAGGAAGTCTTGAATGACTACTataaagagaaggcagagaa TTGTGTAAAACTGAATACTCTGGAACCCTTTGAGGATCAGGACCTGCTAATGAATGAACTGGATGGGTCTGAGGAGGAAGAGATTGTTACTGTAGTTCTTGAAGAAGCTAAAGAGAAGTGGGATTGTGAATCTATTTGTA gtacatacTCCAATTTATATAACCATCCGCAAATTATCAAGTATCAACCAAAG cccAAACAAATCCAAATATCTTCTAAAACAGGAATACCTCTCAATGTCTTACCTAAGAAAGGACTCACAGCAAAGCAAGTTGAAAGAATGCAGATGATTAATGGCAGTGATCTGCCAAAGGTGTCAACCCAACCTCGATCTAAAAACGAAagcaaagaagataaaagaacGAGAAAGCAGGCTATAAAAGAGGAACGCAAG GAACGGAGAATGGAGAAGAAAGCTAACAAATTAGCCTTCAAActggagaaaagaaggcaggaaaaggagTTGTTGAACTTGAAGAATAATGTTGAGGGTCTCAAGCTATGA